Proteins from a single region of Chrysemys picta bellii isolate R12L10 chromosome 9, ASM1138683v2, whole genome shotgun sequence:
- the PDZD11 gene encoding PDZ domain-containing protein 11 isoform X2, with translation MMVPLRARFWRIGHPDYNNELTQYLPRTIVLKKPPGAQLGFNIRGGKASQLGIFISKVIPDSDAHRAGLQEGDQVLAVNDVDFQDIEHSKAVEILKTAREIIMRVRYFPYNYQRQKERTVHCP, from the exons ATGATGGTTCCTCTGAGAGCTCGGTTCTGG AGAATTGGCCACCCTGACTACAATAATGAGTTGACCCAGTACCTGCCTCGCACTATTGTGCTGAAGAAGCCTCCTGGGGCTCAG CTGGGCTTCAACATTCGAGGAGGAAAGGCCTCCCAGCTGGGGATCTTCATCTCCAAG GTGATCCCTGACTCAGatgcacacagagcagggctacAGGAGGGAGACCAGGTCCTGGCAGTTAATGATGTAGATTTCCAGGACATTGAGCACAGCAAG gctgTCGAGATCCTCAAGACTGCCCGTGAGATCATCATGCGAGTGCGTTACTTCCCCTACA ATTACCAGAGGCAGAAGGAGAGAACTGTTCACTGTCCCTGA
- the PDZD11 gene encoding PDZ domain-containing protein 11 isoform X1, giving the protein MDSRIPYDDYPVVFLPAYENPPAWIPPHERIGHPDYNNELTQYLPRTIVLKKPPGAQLGFNIRGGKASQLGIFISKVIPDSDAHRAGLQEGDQVLAVNDVDFQDIEHSKAVEILKTAREIIMRVRYFPYNYQRQKERTVHCP; this is encoded by the exons ATGGACAGCAGGATCCCCTATGACGATTACCCTGTCGTCTTTCTGCCGGCCTATGAGAACCCGCCGGCCTGGATCCCTCCCCACGAG AGAATTGGCCACCCTGACTACAATAATGAGTTGACCCAGTACCTGCCTCGCACTATTGTGCTGAAGAAGCCTCCTGGGGCTCAG CTGGGCTTCAACATTCGAGGAGGAAAGGCCTCCCAGCTGGGGATCTTCATCTCCAAG GTGATCCCTGACTCAGatgcacacagagcagggctacAGGAGGGAGACCAGGTCCTGGCAGTTAATGATGTAGATTTCCAGGACATTGAGCACAGCAAG gctgTCGAGATCCTCAAGACTGCCCGTGAGATCATCATGCGAGTGCGTTACTTCCCCTACA ATTACCAGAGGCAGAAGGAGAGAACTGTTCACTGTCCCTGA